One genomic window of Entelurus aequoreus isolate RoL-2023_Sb linkage group LG07, RoL_Eaeq_v1.1, whole genome shotgun sequence includes the following:
- the tbc1d25 gene encoding TBC1 domain family member 25 has protein sequence MAGEEEREVVRVKVKKSDGVLPVDFRSFAVDPQITSLEVLQHILIKAFDLNGKRNFEISYMSRSGGAAEMFLTLTSDGDLDVAFASAAKPYLQLKMDVKPSEDSPVMEDWDIISPKDVIGSEQLLADRTRSLASAALPFTQTLISQVGRTFSRVQQAFSWSYGEEIKPFKPPLNDTEFHSYLNGQGQLTRPEELRLRIYHGGVDPSLRKVVWRYLLNVYPDGLSGQERMDYMKRKTREYDQLKNEWTSHVSHEDLEFIRGNVLKDVLRTDRAHPYYAGSEDSPHLTALTDLLTTFAITHPQISYCQGMSDIASPILAVMDNEAHAFICFCGIMKRLEGNFRPDGQLMSIKFQHLKLLLQYSDYEFYSYLVSRGADDLFFCYRWLLLELKREFAFDDALRMLEVTWSSLPPDPPETEVELRGAPLPSDKTTRFTSKKKPADNRLEQDWEIKEKQRRQHMLRPSREDPDVVTAAAGPGSSGGLSKVTPGKAASSIEESFGEFKYYTAQSEDGFDGKDAKQQQSLIDSRSSPRIPTRQSTTDSEEDPGERTPLIKYCNNGFPPDSSHPMSFSGPPVLKAGPASHSSSGLPSSWSGATPESPPQTTFGFVTNGREALSRTVPKVITSPAQLLRSTGLNLTAYPSVKTTSHSHAQNRSFLSSPILPFGRGSSQAGSRPSSNILHSPSNKPSSAAVHMDTSPKPEASIKPCSLPPPQEFGKGNPFMLFLCLSILLEHRDHIIKNSLDYNELAMHFDRLVRRHNLSRILQRAKALFADYLQSEVWDSEEGDEVSSDSPTSATAAQYSPPLPISARPIYSPLASPQSSSQNSTYNLATTIPSPTLSLSS, from the exons AAAAGTGACGGAGTTCTTCCTGTGGACTTCCGCTCCTTTGCTGTGGACCCTCAGATCACGTCGCTGGAGGTGTTGCAGCATATTCTCATCAAGGCCTTTGACTTGAACGG GAAGCGGAATTTTGAGATCAGTTACATGTCCCGAAGTGGAGGCGCTGCGGAAATGTTCCTGACGTTGACGTCCGACGGGGATTTGGATGTTGCCTTTGCCAGCGCAGCCAAGCCGTATCTGCAACTCAAGATGGACGTGAAACCTTCAGAGGACA GTCCCGTCATGGAGGACTGGGACATCATCAGTCCTAAGGATGTGATTGGTTCGGAGCAGCTTCTCGCAGACAGGACGAGGTCTTTGGCATCTGCAGCACTTCCTTTCACCCAGACTTTAATCTCCCAG GTTGGTCGGACGTTCTCTCGAGTCCAGCAAGCTTTCAGCTGGTCCTACGGCGAGGAGATCAAGCCTTTCAAGCCACCTCTGAATGACACTGAGTTTCATAGTTACCTCAATGGACAAGGACAGTTGACACGGCCCGAGGAGCTAAGACTGCGGATCTACCACGGCGGTGTGGATCCTTCTCTACGAAAG GTTGTTTGGCGCTACCTCCTTAATGTCTACCCAGACGGACTGAGTGGGCAGGAAAGAATGGACTACATGAAGCGGAAGACAAGGGAGTATGACCAGCTGAAGAACGAATGGACATCTCACGTCAGTCACGAGGATCTTGAATTTATCCGAGGGAACGTACTGAAAGATGTCTTGAGGACAGACCGTGCCCATCCCTACTACGCCGGCTCCGAGGACAGTCCACATTTGACTGCCCTCACAGACCTGCTTACTACCTTCGCCATCACGCATCCGCAG ATCTCGTACTGTCAAGGCATGAGTGACATCGCCTCCCCTATACTTGCCGTTATGGATAATGAGGCACATGCCTTCATTTGCTTTTGTGGCATTATGAAACGCCTGGAGGGGAACTTCCGACCCGACGGACAGCTGATGTCTATTAAGTTCCAGCATCTCAAATTACTCTTGCAGTACTCGGATTATGAATTCTACTCTTACCTGGTTTCCCGCGGAGCTGATGACCTGTTCTTCTGTTACCGCTGGTTGCTCCTGGAGCTCAAGCGAGAGTTTGCTTTTGATGACGCTCTAAGGATGCTTGAGGTTACTTGGAGCTCCTTGCCTCCTGATCCTCCTGAAACTGAAGTGGAGCTGCGGGGAGCGCCGTTGCCGTCGGACAAAACGACGCGTTTCACAAGCAAGAAAAAGCCCGCTGACAATCGACTTGAGCAAGACTGGGAAATAAAAGAGAAGCAGCGTAGGCAACATATGCTTCGGCCCTCGAGAGAAGATCCTGATGTGGTCACAGCAGCGGCAGGACCTGGAAGTAGTGGTGGTCTTTCTAAAGTCACCCCAGGCAAGGCTGCTTCTTCTATTGAGGAGAGCTTTGGAGAGTTTAAATACTACACTGCCCAAAGTGAGGATGGCTTCGATGGGAAGGATGCCAAGCAGCAACAGAGTTTGATCGATTCACGGTCGTCACCACGCATTCCAACCCGTCAGTCCACCACTGACAGTGAGGAGGATCCTGGAGAAAGAACCCCTTTGATCAAATACTGTAACAATGGCTTCCCTCCAGACTCATCACATCCCATGTCCTTCAGTGGTCCACCAGTCTTGAAGGCTGGCCCTGCATCTCATTCCTCTTCAGGCTTACCTTCCAGTTGGTCAGGTGCTACACCGGAATCTCCTCCGCAGACCACCTTTGGATTCGTAACCAATGGAAGAGAGGCCTTATCAAGAACTGTCCCAAAAGTAATCACGTCTCCTGCACAGTTGCTCAGGAGTACGGGTTTGAACTTGACCGCCTACCCTTCTGTAAAAACAACATCTCACTCCCATGCTCAAAATCGATCCTTTCTCTCCTCACCAATCTTGCCTTTCGGGAGGGGTTCGTCACAGGCTGGCTCCAGGCCCTCTTCCAACATCCTGCATTCTCCTAGCAACAAACCCTCGAGCGCTGCGGTTCACATGGACACCTCGCCAAAACCGGAGGCCAGCATCAAACCGTGTTCGCTTCCACCTCCCCAAGAGTTCGGGAAAGGCAATCCTTTTATGCTTTTTTTGTGCTTGTCCATTCTGCTGGAACACCGAGACCACATCATCAAGAACAGCCTGGATTACAACGAGCTCGCCATGCACTTTGATCGGCTGGTGCGGCGCCACAATCTCAGCCGGATCCTGCAACGCGCCAAGGCCTTGTTTGCGGACTACTTGCAAAGTGAAGTGTGGGACTCGGAGGAGGGCGATGAGGTGAGCTCGGACTCGCCAACATCTGCCACCGCTGCTCAATACTCCCCACCTTTACCCATCTCCGCGCGGCCCATTTATAGTCCGCTAGCGTCCCCTCAGTCTTCATCTCAAAACTCCACCTACAACCTGGCAACAACTATTCCTTCACCGACACTTTCCCTTTCCTCCTGA